In one bacterium genomic region, the following are encoded:
- a CDS encoding helix-turn-helix transcriptional regulator, translated as MARKLDRHRPKQGARLAALRRAAGLTQVELAQLVGEPQQNIAFWEHSQKPPRSDVLPKLAKVLGVKIEHILEGKLPETRRAGPVGKVQRIFEEVSTLPRKQQERIVETVSALVSQYKREA; from the coding sequence GTGGCACGGAAGCTCGATCGACATCGACCCAAGCAGGGAGCCCGCCTCGCCGCCTTGCGGCGCGCAGCAGGGCTCACCCAGGTCGAGCTCGCGCAGCTTGTCGGCGAGCCTCAGCAGAACATCGCCTTCTGGGAGCACAGCCAGAAGCCGCCCCGCTCCGACGTCCTTCCGAAACTCGCCAAGGTCCTCGGCGTCAAGATCGAGCACATCCTCGAGGGCAAGCTCCCCGAGACCCGCCGTGCGGGGCCCGTCGGCAAGGTCCAGAGAATCTTCGAAGAGGTCTCGACCCTGCCGAGAAAGCAGCAGGAACGCATCGTCGAGACCGTCTCGGCCCTCGTCTCCCAGTACAAGCGTGAAGCTTGA
- a CDS encoding type II toxin-antitoxin system HicB family antitoxin — translation MRYKIALQHSDEGFSVSVPGLPGCWSQGETEEEALLNIQGAITDYLAVVDELLGDAEIREVDVAV, via the coding sequence ATGCGCTACAAGATCGCTCTCCAACACTCCGACGAAGGCTTCAGCGTCTCCGTCCCCGGACTCCCCGGCTGCTGGTCCCAGGGTGAGACCGAGGAAGAGGCCCTTCTGAACATTCAGGGTGCCATCACCGACTACCTCGCCGTCGTCGACGAGTTGCTCGGCGACGCCGAGATCCGCGAAGTCGACGTCGCCGTCTAA
- a CDS encoding type II toxin-antitoxin system HicA family toxin — MPKIPGIPHQKAVRALEKAGFRITRQSGHIIMTDGTRILTIPRNNPINAFTLGGIVRDAGLTVEEFRKLL; from the coding sequence GTGCCGAAGATTCCCGGAATCCCGCATCAAAAGGCCGTGCGCGCTCTCGAAAAGGCGGGCTTCCGGATCACACGCCAGAGCGGGCACATCATCATGACCGATGGCACCCGTATCCTCACCATCCCGCGCAACAACCCCATCAACGCCTTCACCCTCGGCGGCATCGTGCGCGATGCGGGGCTTACGGTTGAAGAGTTTCGCAAGCTCCTCTGA